The sequence below is a genomic window from Buchnera aphidicola (Taiwanaphis decaspermi).
AAAAAAATAAAAAACGAAAATGATAATAAAAAAAATAAAAATAATAGAAAAATCGACAAAATATCATTCAAATCCAACATTAATATTTAATTCAATATGTGAAGATAAAAAGTACACTTTATTGCTAGAATCATCTGAAGTTAAAACAAAAAAAAATTTAACAAGTATGATGATAATTGATAGTGCTGTAAGGATTACTTGCGAAAAAAATATAGTAAAAATTAAGAGTCTAACTGAAAATGGTAAAATAATAATAGACAAAATTAGAAAATTAATTAGTAACAAAATAAAAACTAAATATTTTAAAAATGATAAAATAAAATTTTTTTTCAAAAAAAAGAAAAACATAGATGAAGATGAAGATACTAAACTAAAATCTGAATCTGTATTTGATTCGCTAAGATATTTGATAGAATTACTAAAAACTAATAATTCAAAAAAAAATGAAAAAATTTTTTTTGGGGGGTTATTTTCCTATGAATTAATTAATAATTTTGAAAAAATAAAATACAAAAATAAAAATGAAAAATTGTGCCCAGATTTTTGTTTTTATCTATCAGAAATATTATTAACATTTAATCACAAAAAAAAAAAATGTTTTATACAAGGAATAGTTTTAAATAAAAACAAAATAATAGAAAAAAAGATAAAAAATAGAATAAATTTTTTAATAAAAAAACTGTCAAAAAAACAAAAAAAAATAAAAAGAGAAATTATCAAAAAAATAAATTATCAAAAAAATGTAAGTGATGAAAAATATATAAAAATAATAAAAAAAATGAAAAAAAAAATAAAAAAAGGAGATATTTTTCAAGTAGTTCCTTCTAGAAAGTTTTTTATACCATGTAAATCACATCTTTTATCATACAACGAACTTAAAAAAAAAAACCCTAGCCCTTATATGTTTTATATGCAAGATAAGGAATTTATTCTTTTTGGTTCATCACCAGAAAGTTC
It includes:
- a CDS encoding anthranilate synthase component 1, with the translated sequence MIIKKIKIIEKSTKYHSNPTLIFNSICEDKKYTLLLESSEVKTKKNLTSMMIIDSAVRITCEKNIVKIKSLTENGKIIIDKIRKLISNKIKTKYFKNDKIKFFFKKKKNIDEDEDTKLKSESVFDSLRYLIELLKTNNSKKNEKIFFGGLFSYELINNFEKIKYKNKNEKLCPDFCFYLSEILLTFNHKKKKCFIQGIVLNKNKIIEKKIKNRINFLIKKLSKKQKKIKREIIKKINYQKNVSDEKYIKIIKKMKKKIKKGDIFQVVPSRKFFIPCKSHLLSYNELKKKNPSPYMFYMQDKEFILFGSSPESSLKFDPKNRNIEIHPIAGTRKRGFKKNGEIDLDLDSRIELEMRTDKKEIAEHLMLVDLARNDLARICEKGTRYVSDLIKVEKYSFVMHLVSRVVGKLKKELDVFHAYRACMNMGTLTGAPKIKAMQLISKYEKEKRGIYGGSIGYFTSSGLFDTSIIIRSAFIKNNIATIQSGAGIVLDSIPELESKESINKAKAVLLAIINTHSKKRK